The following are encoded in a window of Phragmites australis chromosome 22, lpPhrAust1.1, whole genome shotgun sequence genomic DNA:
- the LOC133904975 gene encoding two-component response regulator ORR9-like → MPSTHTTCLPSTTLPRCCSKHTPSPSDTMTQAGKHTEFCSLVSSMAVAAETPFHVLAVDDSLPDRKLIERLLKTSSFQVTTVDSGSKALQFLGLHDEGSQVSVHVDQLDVAVNLIITDYCMPGMTGYDLLKKIKESSSLRDIPVVIMSSENIPSRINRCLEEGADEFFLKPVQLSDMSKLKPHILKSRCKEHYHQEQHEQSDCNSNGSSDSTNNSISDCCNSRKRKAADDEILPQTIRQRHS, encoded by the exons ATGCCAAGCACACACACCACCTGCCTTCCATCCACAACTCTTCCTCGCTGCTGCTCAAAGCATACTCCTTCCCCATCAGACACAATGACACAAGCAGGAAAACACACAGAGTTCTGCTCTCTTGTTTCTTCCATGGCAGTGGCCGCAGAGACTCCGTTCCATGTCCTGGCTGTGGATGATAGTCTCCCAGACAGGAAACTCATCGAGAGGCTTCTCAAGACCTCTTCTTTCCAAG TTACCACAGTTGATTCTGGGAGCAAGGCTCTGCAGTTCCTGGGGCTCCATGACGAGGGCAGTCAAGTTTCTGTTCATGTGGACCAGCTG GATGTTGCGGTGAACCTGATCATCACTGACTACTGCATGCCTGGCATGACAGGATATGATCTGCTCAAGAAGATCAAG GAATCATCCTCTCTAAGAGATATCCCAGTTGTTATCATGTCATCAGAGAACATTCCTTCAAGGATCAATAG ATGCCTGGAGGAAGGAGCGGATGAGTTTTTCCTAAAACCAGTACAGCTATCAGACATGAGCAAGCTGAAGCCCCACATACTGAAAAGCAGATGCAAGGAGCACTACCACCAGGAACAGCACGAGCAAAGTGACTGCAATAGCAACGGAAGCAGTGACTCCACAAACAACAGCATCAGTGATTGCTGCAACAGCCGCAAGAGAAAGGCAGCAGACGACGAAATTTTGCCCCAGACAATCAGACAAAGGCACAGTTAG